GCAGGTAATCACTGCTCGCGGCGCGCAGATTTACCAGCGCCGGCTAGAGATGGAGCAGCAGATTGCCGGAATGAACCATGAGGAACCGGAAGCATTCCAGCCAGGCTGGCCGGAGCCTGCCCAAGCATAACGAGGGATAACGTCCGGTCGGGTATCATGAGCACCCAACTAGGTGAGAATTCATACGGCTGAAACTGTGACAAAGGCAGCGCGAAACTTTGGGACTGTCCGGCTCTATACGGTGTCAAATGTCCTGCAAAAAAGGAACAAAACCCACGCTGCGTTACATGCTGCGCTCCGCGGATGGCTTGGTCTTTACGGGAGAGGTTCTTCGACTGAGAGGGATGCCCCACACGGCGAACACGAACCTGCCAATGGTTCCCGCGCTTTCTGATGCTTGCTATACGAACTCCAATCAAGTCTTGAAGTCAAGTGTAGCGATCCGCTTTAACAGCCTGCCGACGAAGGTCATGCGCCCATTAGTGGCGCCAAAACGCAAAAAGGGCCCAGCCGTTTAACGGCTGGGCCCTTGAATTTAGTGGCTCCCCGACCTGGGCTCGAACCAGGGACCTACGGATTAACAGTCCGGCGCTCTACCGACTGAGCTATCGGGGAATCGATGGAGGGCGATTATCCGAATGCCGGGAGGGGATGTCAAGCCATGAGTCAACATGAGGCTTGTGCTACATTGGCTGACTTCATTATGAATTTTCATGTGCCATGATTGCTGCCGTACTGTTTGATCTGGATGGAACGCTGGCGGATACCGCTTTGGATCTGGGCTGGGCCCTGAATGCCTTGCTGAGGGAAGAAGGGCGCTCACCACAGTCGTTCGCTGCGATCCGTCCTGTGGCCAGCCACGGCGCCCGCGGGCTGGTCCGGCTGGGATTTGGCATGGACACTGACCATCCGGAGTTCGAGCGGTTGCGACTGCGGTTTCTGGATCTGTACGAGCAGCATTTCGCGGTAGACACCGTGCTGTTTGATGGCGTCAACCTGATGCTGGATGCTCTCGTGGCAGAAGGGCTGGCTTGGGGAATTGTCACCAACAAGCCTCGCCGCTTTACCGACCGCCTTGTGCCACAGCTGGGGTTTTGCCAATCACCGGGGGTGGTCGTCAGTGGTGACACCACGCATGCTGCCAAGCCGGATGCTGCTCCCATGCTTCATGCTTGCAAGCAGCTTGCCGTGAGTCCTGCAGACTGTGTCTATGTGGGAGATGCCGAGCGGGATATTGTTGCCGGCCGTGTTGTCGGGATGCAGACCATGCTGGCGAGATGGGGGTACATTGCAGATCACGAACAGCCTGAGCTGTGGGGGGCCGACCATGAAATCGGGCATCCACTGGAACTTTTACCCGTTTGCAAGCGTCTGATGGTATAGTTGAGAAACTTGATTCTGCTGAGCAGAAACCTGAAGCAAGGGGTCGACATGGCTTCGACGGGGGTTGCAAAGCGAATGAGGGCATACCGGGATCTCAGTCACCCCGTGAAACGCTGAAGCAATATAGTCGCAAACGACGATACTTACGCTCTGGCTGCTTAATGCACCGGACTCTGCACATTCTCTCCCATCGGGATGGTCAGGCAACTGACAGCAGAGTCATTCAGATGGGATCGCGTCAGACCGGGTTACTTGGCCGGGCGTTAAATCCAAGGTAACTCGCCAAAGTGAAGCCTGTCGGTCGGCGTCGCGGAGGTTAAATCCAAATGGCCAGACTAAGTATGTAGAACTCATCGTAGAGGATTTCCGGACGCGGGTTCGATTCCCGCCGACTCCACCAATTCAATGTGTCACAACGTGGCACAGCACCTCAAAACCCCCGTCGCTACTGGCTTCGGGGGTTTTTGTTTGTGTCATGACGTGCCATGATGCGTACCAACATACCAGCGTGTCTGTTGGTTCTTTTGCTGGTATCTCGACCATGTGCAAACCAACGTACCAACATGGGGCTACCAACATGCCGCTGACTGATACTGCTTGCCGTAATGCCAAGCCCGCAGATGGAGACAAGCCAATCAAGTTATCTGACGGATTGGGCCTGCATCTGCTGATCAACACGACAGGTAAATACTGGCGACTGGCCTATCGATTTGGTGGAAAGCAAAAGACGCTGGCCCTCGGGGTGTACCCGGCGGTCAGTCTCAAAGATGCCCGCGAACGGCGCGACGAGGCTCGCAAGCTGCTGGCAGCTGACATTGACCCTGGCGAAGCCAGAAAGGCACAGAAGGCAGCCGGCAGCCTCAATGCAGCCAACTCGTTTGAGGTCATCGCCCGTGAGTGGCATGGAAAATTTCTGCCGACCTGGACAACGAGCCACGCTGACAAGATCATGCGCCGCTTTGAGCGGGATGTTTTCCCGTGGCTGGGTAGTCGGCCAGTTGCCGAGATCGATGCTCCTGCATTACTGGCCGTGCTGCGGCGGGTCGAGAGCAGGGGCGCGATAGAAACGGCTCACCGTGCCATGCAGAGTGCCGGGCAGGTATTCCGCTATGCCATCGCTACCGGACGGGCGCAACGCAACCCTGCGGCTGATCTGGTGGGAGCACTTGCGCCAGCCATCAAGCAATCATTCCCAACCATCACTGACCCGATCAGGATTGCAGAGCTTCTGCGCGCCATTGACGGCTATCAGGGCACGTTACCGACACTGTGCGCCTTACGTCTGGCTCCTCTGGTGTTCGTTCGTCCCGGAGAACTGAGGAAGGCCGAATGGTCAGAAATCGATCTGGAT
The Laribacter hongkongensis DSM 14985 DNA segment above includes these coding regions:
- a CDS encoding tyrosine-type recombinase/integrase, whose translation is MPLTDTACRNAKPADGDKPIKLSDGLGLHLLINTTGKYWRLAYRFGGKQKTLALGVYPAVSLKDARERRDEARKLLAADIDPGEARKAQKAAGSLNAANSFEVIAREWHGKFLPTWTTSHADKIMRRFERDVFPWLGSRPVAEIDAPALLAVLRRVESRGAIETAHRAMQSAGQVFRYAIATGRAQRNPAADLVGALAPAIKQSFPTITDPIRIAELLRAIDGYQGTLPTLCALRLAPLVFVRPGELRKAEWSEIDLDGATWIIPAERMKMREKHVVPLSEQAVSILRELHPLTGGGRYVFPGARTNGRPMSENTVNAALRRLGYDKDTMTGHGFRHMASTLLNEQGWNRDAIERQMAHAERNQVRAVYNYAEYLPERRKMMQAWSDYLDALKAGTAAKPLLRVA
- a CDS encoding DUF4376 domain-containing protein translates to MTFSWLQTLWQVITARGAQIYQRRLEMEQQIAGMNHEEPEAFQPGWPEPAQA
- a CDS encoding HAD family hydrolase encodes the protein MIAAVLFDLDGTLADTALDLGWALNALLREEGRSPQSFAAIRPVASHGARGLVRLGFGMDTDHPEFERLRLRFLDLYEQHFAVDTVLFDGVNLMLDALVAEGLAWGIVTNKPRRFTDRLVPQLGFCQSPGVVVSGDTTHAAKPDAAPMLHACKQLAVSPADCVYVGDAERDIVAGRVVGMQTMLARWGYIADHEQPELWGADHEIGHPLELLPVCKRLMV